A genomic region of Rheinheimera sp. MMS21-TC3 contains the following coding sequences:
- a CDS encoding amidohydrolase family protein, translating to MKKINLALLVLSLGISHAASAATLIYAGKLITADSDKVKSNQTVVVENDKIIAIESGYKKATAADQVIDLRNHTVMPGLMDMHTHFYSQFSATAYADAFTMNEADSALRAATYAEKTLMAGFTTVRELGDKHQISVALKKAIAKGYVKGPRIFAAGKSIATTGGHADPTNGVAYALMQDPGPKEGVINGADEARKAVRQRYKEGSDLIKITATGGVLSVAKSGTNAQFTDEELAAIVSTAKDYGMKVAVHAHGKEGMERAIKAGVDSIEHGTYMDKETMALMRKHGTYFVPTIIAGKWVEEKSSIDGFFPELVRTKAATIGGLMQNTFANAYKAGVKIAFGTDAGVFEHGNNWQEFVYMTEAGMPALAAIQSATIEGARLLGIEDQLGSITVGKIADIIAVPGDPLQDIKQMAKVNFVMKAGEVFRQ from the coding sequence ATGAAAAAAATCAATCTTGCACTATTGGTACTCTCATTGGGCATAAGCCATGCTGCTTCTGCAGCAACATTAATTTATGCCGGTAAGTTAATTACGGCAGATAGCGATAAAGTAAAGTCTAACCAAACAGTTGTTGTAGAAAACGATAAAATTATAGCTATTGAATCGGGTTATAAAAAAGCAACTGCAGCTGATCAGGTTATTGATTTACGCAACCACACTGTTATGCCCGGCCTTATGGATATGCATACCCACTTTTATAGCCAATTTAGTGCTACTGCTTATGCTGATGCCTTTACTATGAATGAAGCTGACTCTGCCTTAAGAGCGGCGACTTATGCTGAAAAAACCTTAATGGCTGGCTTTACAACGGTGCGTGAGTTAGGGGATAAGCATCAAATAAGTGTCGCTTTAAAAAAGGCTATTGCTAAAGGCTATGTTAAAGGTCCGCGTATTTTTGCAGCAGGTAAATCTATTGCTACTACCGGAGGGCATGCTGATCCAACCAACGGTGTCGCTTATGCGTTAATGCAAGATCCTGGGCCTAAAGAAGGGGTAATAAATGGTGCTGATGAGGCACGAAAAGCGGTTCGTCAACGCTATAAAGAAGGATCTGATTTAATTAAAATTACTGCCACAGGCGGCGTGTTGAGCGTAGCTAAAAGCGGCACTAACGCTCAATTTACGGATGAAGAACTGGCCGCTATTGTTAGCACTGCAAAAGATTATGGAATGAAAGTTGCTGTTCACGCTCATGGTAAAGAGGGTATGGAGCGTGCTATTAAAGCAGGCGTAGACTCAATTGAGCATGGTACTTATATGGACAAAGAAACCATGGCATTAATGCGCAAGCATGGTACCTACTTTGTGCCTACTATCATTGCTGGTAAGTGGGTAGAAGAAAAATCTAGTATTGATGGTTTTTTCCCTGAGCTTGTTAGAACTAAAGCTGCGACTATAGGCGGTTTAATGCAAAACACTTTTGCTAATGCTTATAAAGCCGGGGTGAAAATTGCTTTTGGTACTGATGCTGGGGTATTTGAACACGGCAATAATTGGCAAGAGTTTGTCTATATGACGGAAGCAGGCATGCCGGCTTTAGCTGCTATCCAAAGTGCGACTATAGAAGGTGCCCGATTACTAGGCATAGAAGATCAACTAGGTAGTATTACTGTAGGTAAAATAGCAGATATTATTGCTGTGCCTGGAGATCCATTACAAGATATTAAGCAAATGGCTAAGGTAAACTTTGTAATGAAAGCTGGCGAAGTATTTCGCCAGTAA
- the yihI gene encoding Der GTPase-activating protein YihI, whose protein sequence is MTRQKKSRSAGPNGLRHLNAEDARKTREPKAQTKKKGAGLKSGNRNNVATTKPENTSNSTKDKRLGSKTPISLLPATETSSKEQLPRASLSKAKPIPLAPEVELAAIENDTYLQQLLEKVEQDEQLTGKDAKYFNAKTKRLTELLAELGLDQEQENEPEDLLSAFEQKDWRKDLLGDD, encoded by the coding sequence ATGACTCGTCAGAAAAAATCTCGCTCCGCTGGTCCCAATGGTCTAAGGCATTTAAATGCTGAAGATGCTCGTAAAACTCGTGAGCCCAAAGCTCAAACCAAAAAGAAAGGAGCTGGCTTAAAGTCTGGTAACCGCAATAATGTGGCAACCACTAAGCCTGAAAACACCAGCAATAGCACTAAAGATAAACGTTTAGGCAGTAAAACTCCTATCTCTTTACTGCCTGCAACAGAAACCAGCAGTAAAGAACAATTGCCCCGTGCTAGCCTGAGCAAAGCTAAACCAATACCTCTAGCCCCGGAAGTGGAACTAGCAGCTATTGAAAATGATACATACTTGCAACAGCTATTAGAAAAAGTTGAACAAGATGAGCAATTAACAGGTAAAGACGCCAAGTACTTCAATGCTAAAACTAAACGTTTAACTGAATTACTAGCCGAATTAGGCTTAGATCAAGAACAAGAGAATGAGCCTGAAGATTTATTAAGCGCCTTTGAGCAAAAAGACTGGCGTAAAGACTTACTAGGTGACGACTAA
- a CDS encoding c-type cytochrome, giving the protein MKKLTIAITLLLMTLGVNASSESDKAELAKRLAPVGQVYVAGAVVASAEASGPRSGEKVYQTSCFACHGTGVLDAPKKGDAAWKPRLEQGFDILLKHSIDGIRNMPARGTCADCTDDELAAAIKFMTEGV; this is encoded by the coding sequence ATGAAAAAACTGACCATCGCTATTACTCTGCTCTTAATGACTTTAGGTGTTAATGCTAGCTCAGAATCAGATAAGGCAGAGTTAGCCAAGCGTTTAGCACCCGTTGGGCAAGTATATGTTGCTGGTGCAGTTGTGGCTTCAGCTGAAGCATCAGGACCGCGCAGTGGTGAAAAAGTATACCAAACTTCTTGTTTTGCTTGTCACGGCACTGGTGTACTAGATGCACCTAAAAAAGGTGATGCAGCATGGAAACCTAGACTAGAGCAAGGATTTGATATCTTATTAAAGCATTCAATTGATGGGATTCGTAATATGCCTGCCCGCGGTACTTGTGCTGATTGTACTGATGATGAACTAGCAGCAGCGATAAAATTTATGACTGAAGGTGTATAG
- the yihA gene encoding ribosome biogenesis GTP-binding protein YihA/YsxC: MYKSKINYQRATFLTSAPDIKALPADQGIEVAFAGRSNAGKSSALNTLTRQNSLARTSKTPGRTQLINTFSLDAERRLIDLPGYGFAKVPLAVKEKWQKSLAEYLQKRQSLKGLVVLMDIRHPLKDLDQDLITWAVASDLPVLVLLTKADKLASGARKKVLLEVREASLAFMGDVTVHMFSSLSKLGLDNVEQMLDIWYRAEEISTEDKE, translated from the coding sequence GTGTACAAGTCAAAAATTAATTATCAGCGTGCAACTTTTTTAACCAGCGCACCTGATATCAAGGCGTTACCTGCAGATCAGGGAATAGAAGTTGCCTTTGCTGGTCGTTCTAATGCGGGTAAGTCTAGTGCGTTAAATACCTTAACGCGACAAAATAGTTTAGCCAGAACCAGTAAAACACCAGGTAGAACTCAGCTAATTAATACCTTTAGCTTAGATGCTGAGCGTAGATTAATTGATTTACCTGGTTATGGTTTTGCAAAAGTACCTTTAGCGGTTAAAGAAAAGTGGCAAAAGTCGTTAGCCGAGTATTTGCAGAAAAGACAAAGCTTAAAAGGCTTAGTGGTATTAATGGATATTCGCCATCCCTTGAAAGATTTAGATCAAGATTTAATAACTTGGGCGGTGGCTAGTGATTTACCAGTATTAGTATTGTTAACTAAAGCGGATAAATTAGCTTCAGGTGCCCGGAAAAAAGTTCTATTAGAAGTTAGAGAAGCCTCACTAGCTTTTATGGGGGATGTGACTGTTCATATGTTTAGCTCATTGAGTAAGCTTGGTTTAGATAATGTAGAACAAATGCTAGATATTTGGTATCGGGCTGAAGAAATCTCTACAGAAGATAAAGAATAA
- the polA gene encoding DNA polymerase I, whose protein sequence is MTSNADSPLILVDGSSYLFRAYHSPPHLTNSRGEATGAIYGVVNMLKSLLRQYNPKQMAVVFDAKGPTFRNEMYSEYKANRIAMPDDLRSQIEPLHNIIKAMGLPLICISGVEADDVIGTLAKQASAAGREMLISTGDKDMTQLVDQHVTLINTMTNTILQPDTVLEKFGVKPEQIIDYLALMGDKSDNIPGVPGVGEKTAVALLQGMGSIEAIYQQLDQVATLSFRGAKTMKAKLEEFKEQLELSRRLATIKLDVELDVTLDDLVIAPVDTAALTALYQECEFNRWLKEILSTSSDNLAEEQSENSTAEVIAVEAAKADYITVLTEADFAIMLEALRNSELTAFDTETTSLDYMQADLVGLSVATSVDKAWYVPVGHDYVGAPEQLDRDWVLQQLAFWLESDNFAKVGQNLKYDQSVLARHNIQLKGIKFDTMLESYVLNSVAGRHDMDSLALKHLGKKTFSFEEIAGKGAKQLTFNQIELDKAAVYAAEDADITLQLHLALWPQLQQQPQLVEVLQQIEIPLVDILSRMERHGVLIDAKLLHAQSKQIAERLAILEQEAYEQAGTTFNLASPKQLQEILFTQMELPVLKKTPTGAPSTAEEVLAELALEYEFPKLITEHRGLSKLKSTYTDKLPKMQHPLTGRVHTSYHQAVTATGRLSSTDPNLQNIPIRTEEGRRIRQAFIAPKNKQIVAVDYSQIELRIMAHLSQDKALLEAFAQGRDIHRATAAEVFAVSLEQVTSDQRRSAKAVNFGLIYGMSAFGLAKQLGVSRAEAQHYVDRYFERFPGVLDYMDRTRKQAHEQGYVETIFGRRLYLPEITAKNMARKKAAERAAINAPMQGTAADIIKKAMIIVDNWLQQQNNDSVTMIMQVHDELVFEVDSDKVEAVKQQLVDLMATAAKLDVPLVAEAGHGDNWDQAH, encoded by the coding sequence ATGACTAGCAACGCAGACAGTCCACTTATTTTAGTTGATGGGTCTTCTTATTTATTTCGCGCTTATCATTCGCCACCACATTTAACTAACTCGCGTGGTGAAGCTACCGGTGCCATCTATGGCGTCGTTAATATGCTAAAAAGCTTATTACGGCAATATAACCCTAAGCAAATGGCCGTAGTGTTTGACGCTAAAGGGCCAACCTTTCGTAATGAGATGTATAGCGAATATAAAGCTAACCGTATTGCCATGCCAGATGATCTGCGCAGTCAAATTGAACCTTTGCATAATATTATTAAAGCTATGGGCTTACCGTTAATTTGCATTAGCGGTGTAGAAGCAGACGATGTTATTGGTACTTTAGCAAAACAAGCTAGTGCTGCCGGCAGAGAGATGCTTATCTCAACCGGTGATAAAGATATGACCCAGTTAGTTGATCAGCATGTCACTCTTATCAACACTATGACCAACACCATCTTGCAGCCTGATACAGTACTAGAAAAGTTTGGTGTTAAACCTGAACAAATAATCGATTATTTAGCCTTAATGGGCGATAAGTCTGACAATATTCCGGGTGTGCCAGGCGTTGGTGAAAAAACAGCTGTCGCTTTATTGCAAGGCATGGGCTCCATAGAAGCGATTTATCAACAATTAGATCAAGTGGCTACTTTAAGCTTTCGTGGTGCAAAAACCATGAAAGCCAAATTAGAAGAGTTTAAAGAGCAACTTGAGCTATCACGCCGTTTAGCAACAATAAAGCTTGATGTTGAGCTTGATGTCACTTTAGATGATTTAGTAATTGCACCAGTTGATACCGCTGCGTTAACCGCTTTATACCAAGAATGTGAATTTAACCGTTGGTTAAAAGAAATTCTTAGCACTAGTTCTGACAACCTTGCTGAAGAACAGTCAGAAAACAGCACTGCAGAAGTTATTGCTGTCGAAGCGGCCAAAGCTGATTATATAACAGTACTAACCGAAGCTGATTTTGCCATTATGCTAGAAGCATTACGCAACAGTGAACTCACCGCTTTTGATACCGAAACCACTAGTCTTGACTATATGCAAGCAGATTTAGTTGGCTTATCAGTAGCCACTAGTGTTGATAAAGCTTGGTATGTCCCAGTTGGCCACGACTATGTTGGTGCACCAGAGCAGCTAGATCGGGATTGGGTATTACAGCAGCTTGCTTTTTGGCTTGAAAGCGATAATTTTGCTAAAGTTGGCCAAAACTTAAAGTACGATCAAAGTGTACTAGCACGGCATAATATTCAACTAAAAGGCATTAAGTTCGACACTATGCTGGAGTCTTATGTGCTTAACTCCGTAGCCGGTCGCCATGATATGGACAGCTTAGCGTTAAAACACTTAGGTAAAAAAACCTTTAGCTTTGAAGAAATAGCAGGCAAGGGGGCAAAACAGCTAACCTTTAATCAAATAGAGCTAGATAAAGCTGCAGTCTATGCGGCTGAAGATGCCGATATTACACTGCAGCTGCACTTGGCACTATGGCCTCAGTTACAACAGCAGCCACAGCTAGTAGAAGTGCTACAACAGATAGAGATACCCTTAGTCGATATACTGTCACGTATGGAGCGCCATGGCGTCTTGATAGATGCTAAGTTATTGCATGCCCAAAGCAAGCAGATTGCCGAACGTTTAGCAATATTAGAGCAAGAAGCTTATGAGCAAGCAGGGACTACTTTTAATTTAGCTTCGCCAAAACAGCTACAAGAAATTCTTTTTACACAAATGGAGTTACCCGTTTTAAAGAAAACACCTACTGGTGCCCCTTCTACAGCGGAAGAGGTTTTAGCCGAGTTAGCGCTAGAATATGAGTTTCCTAAGCTAATTACCGAGCACCGCGGTTTAAGTAAATTAAAATCAACCTATACCGATAAGTTACCTAAAATGCAGCATCCACTAACGGGCCGTGTACATACTTCTTATCATCAGGCAGTAACTGCTACAGGAAGATTAAGCTCAACCGATCCTAACTTACAAAATATTCCAATTCGCACCGAAGAAGGCCGCAGGATCCGCCAAGCCTTTATTGCACCTAAAAACAAGCAAATTGTCGCCGTCGACTACTCGCAAATCGAGTTACGCATAATGGCCCATTTATCACAAGATAAAGCCTTACTAGAGGCCTTTGCTCAAGGTCGCGATATTCACCGCGCTACAGCTGCGGAAGTCTTTGCCGTCAGTTTAGAACAAGTAACCTCTGATCAACGCCGTAGCGCTAAAGCGGTTAACTTTGGCTTAATTTATGGCATGTCTGCTTTTGGCTTAGCCAAGCAACTGGGTGTTAGCCGTGCTGAAGCTCAACATTATGTTGATCGTTATTTTGAACGCTTCCCTGGTGTATTAGATTATATGGATCGCACCCGCAAACAAGCGCATGAGCAGGGTTATGTAGAAACGATTTTTGGTCGTCGGTTATATTTACCAGAAATTACCGCTAAAAATATGGCCCGTAAAAAAGCGGCTGAACGCGCAGCTATCAACGCGCCTATGCAGGGCACAGCAGCAGATATTATTAAAAAAGCCATGATAATTGTCGATAATTGGTTACAACAACAAAACAACGATAGCGTCACTATGATAATGCAAGTTCACGATGAATTAGTATTTGAGGTTGATAGCGATAAAGTCGAGGCGGTTAAGCAGCAGCTGGTTGATTTAATGGCAACTGCAGCTAAATTAGATGTGCCTTTAGTAGCAGAAGCTGGTCATGGCGATAACTGGGATCAGGCTCACTAA
- a CDS encoding c-type cytochrome translates to MKKILFPLALVFGLIGTAQAFNGDAEAGKAKSTTCTACHGTDGNSQLDMYPKIAGQHATYLYKQLKEYKLGMQTAGKQGRNNAIMFGMVAALSDQDMQDLAAYFASQKMKPGTTPENVIAAGEKLYRGGDAERGIAACIACHGPTGTGTGLANFPKIAFQNATYLKTTLAEFRDGTRTNDPNGMMADIAKKLTDADIELISQYLGGLH, encoded by the coding sequence ATGAAAAAAATTCTATTTCCATTGGCGCTAGTGTTTGGTCTTATCGGCACAGCTCAGGCTTTCAACGGCGATGCTGAAGCAGGCAAAGCAAAATCGACAACTTGTACTGCTTGTCATGGTACTGATGGCAATAGCCAGTTAGACATGTATCCCAAAATTGCAGGCCAGCACGCAACTTATTTATATAAACAACTTAAAGAATATAAGTTAGGTATGCAAACTGCCGGTAAACAAGGCCGAAATAATGCCATTATGTTTGGTATGGTTGCCGCACTATCAGATCAAGATATGCAAGATTTAGCTGCCTATTTTGCTTCACAAAAAATGAAGCCTGGCACTACACCAGAAAACGTAATAGCTGCCGGTGAAAAACTTTACCGTGGTGGTGATGCTGAACGTGGTATCGCAGCCTGTATTGCCTGCCATGGCCCTACAGGTACTGGCACTGGCTTAGCTAACTTCCCTAAAATTGCCTTTCAAAATGCAACTTACTTAAAAACCACTTTGGCTGAGTTTCGTGATGGAACTCGTACTAACGATCCAAATGGTATGATGGCAGATATAGCGAAAAAGCTAACAGATGCTGATATAGAATTGATTTCACAATATTTAGGTGGTTTACACTAA
- a CDS encoding class I SAM-dependent methyltransferase codes for MPNQHCPLCNQGTQYFCQDKLRSYWQCQNCALVFADRTTLLSAADELKHYQLHNNDLQDLGYRNFLQRLAQPLQQHLAQTNLSGLDYGCGPGPLLAKILQQQGQKMAVWDPFFAADKTVLNQQYDFITCSEAIEHFVQPAVEWQKWQQMLAPAGVIAIMTKRYTSLDFFQNWHYKADPTHISFFSEHTFHFLAKRDGYKLHFPANDVVIMQRIKH; via the coding sequence ATGCCAAACCAACATTGCCCATTATGTAATCAAGGTACTCAGTACTTTTGCCAAGATAAACTTCGCTCATATTGGCAATGCCAAAACTGTGCCTTAGTATTTGCCGATCGCACTACATTACTTTCAGCTGCCGATGAGTTAAAACACTACCAATTGCATAATAATGACCTCCAAGACTTAGGCTATCGCAATTTTTTACAACGTTTAGCTCAACCGCTGCAGCAACATTTAGCTCAGACTAATCTATCAGGATTAGATTACGGTTGCGGTCCAGGGCCTTTGCTAGCAAAAATATTGCAACAACAAGGGCAAAAAATGGCAGTTTGGGATCCCTTTTTTGCCGCAGACAAAACAGTTTTAAACCAGCAGTACGATTTTATTACTTGTAGCGAAGCCATTGAGCACTTTGTACAGCCCGCTGTTGAATGGCAAAAGTGGCAACAAATGTTAGCTCCTGCTGGCGTTATTGCTATTATGACTAAACGTTATACATCATTAGATTTTTTTCAAAACTGGCATTATAAAGCTGACCCAACCCATATTAGCTTTTTTTCGGAACATACTTTTCATTTTTTAGCTAAACGTGATGGCTATAAATTGCATTTTCCTGCAAATGATGTTGTGATCATGCAACGCATAAAGCATTAG
- a CDS encoding DUF2489 domain-containing protein translates to MASTAAIILITLGAIIVAALAFYAGKLLWQLQQQRQQQAEQQQELTSERKAYLTNSIVLICKAMLEGQCELSEGALRLWVLLDHLVPERTPEPNTTYSGLYQMYLAVKDMPTHEARNNQDKALTKQQDKIRLQAEQDLKSAILADTQALLTRFQPD, encoded by the coding sequence ATGGCTAGCACCGCAGCAATAATACTTATTACCCTTGGTGCAATAATAGTTGCTGCTCTGGCTTTTTATGCTGGTAAGTTATTATGGCAACTGCAGCAGCAGCGCCAACAACAAGCTGAACAGCAGCAGGAATTAACGTCTGAACGAAAAGCTTATTTAACCAACAGCATAGTGCTTATTTGTAAAGCCATGTTGGAAGGGCAATGCGAGCTTTCAGAGGGAGCGCTAAGATTATGGGTGCTATTAGATCACTTAGTGCCTGAGCGAACGCCTGAACCAAATACGACCTATAGCGGCTTATACCAAATGTATCTGGCTGTAAAAGATATGCCAACCCATGAAGCCCGTAATAATCAAGATAAAGCCTTAACCAAACAGCAAGACAAAATTCGCTTACAAGCAGAACAAGATTTAAAGTCAGCTATTTTAGCTGATACCCAAGCCCTATTAACCCGTTTTCAACCAGACTAG